The following are encoded together in the Pseudomonas xantholysinigenes genome:
- a CDS encoding FTR1 family protein, which translates to MFSFVFTSRLAMISRSRLLALVLGPVLALCSVLALAEAPADATKALHLLDYIGADYPPTVRDGKVVDDGEYREQQEFSGVLAELIKGLPDNPERGALEQGVKDLRQAIDQRQDGAGVARQARQLGARLAVAYEVSQAPVITPDPARGASLYAQNCAICHGDSGLGDGPAGTGLEPPPANLRSVERLDHLSLFDLYNTLGLGIEGTEMPSFADQLDERQRWDVAAYIASFTADPQAAKSDKAWNLADLARQTPAEVAASEGAGAVAAFRAQRAQPPQAKRGPAQLLEYTASTLDKSLAAYRAGDHDQAYDLSVAAYLEGFELVESSLDNIDTQARKDTEKTLMAYRQSLQDGLPVAQAEQRLAEAKAKLDAAAKLLGSDGLSWSLSYISGLLILLREGLEAILVLAAILAFLRNTGQQSAVRSVNIGWGLALVAGFATWALAAYVIDVGGAQRELLEGCTALFAAVMVLWLGVWMHDRRHAAAWQDYIKSSLVSGGGRFGFAVLAFFSVYRELFEVILFYETLWLQAGPAGHQAVLAGGATALVLLVGLAWVILRGSAKLPLSLFFSINAALLCALSVVFAGHGVKALQEAGVLGTRPVAFFEFDWLGIHADAYSLSAQALALLAILFLYGRSRLAEKRRAAAN; encoded by the coding sequence ATGTTCTCTTTCGTATTTACCTCGAGATTGGCCATGATTTCCCGTTCCCGTCTGCTTGCCCTGGTGCTCGGTCCGGTGTTGGCGCTGTGCAGCGTCCTGGCGCTGGCCGAAGCCCCTGCCGATGCGACCAAGGCCCTGCACTTGCTGGACTACATCGGTGCCGACTACCCACCTACCGTGCGCGACGGCAAGGTGGTGGATGACGGCGAATACCGCGAGCAGCAGGAGTTCAGCGGCGTGCTCGCCGAGCTGATCAAGGGCCTGCCGGACAATCCCGAACGGGGCGCGCTGGAGCAGGGCGTGAAAGACCTGCGCCAGGCCATCGACCAGCGCCAGGACGGTGCCGGGGTGGCGCGTCAGGCACGCCAGCTGGGCGCCCGCCTGGCGGTGGCCTACGAGGTCAGCCAGGCCCCGGTGATCACCCCCGACCCGGCCCGTGGCGCCTCGCTGTACGCGCAGAACTGCGCCATCTGCCACGGCGACAGTGGCCTGGGCGACGGCCCGGCCGGTACCGGCCTTGAGCCGCCGCCGGCCAACCTGCGCAGCGTCGAGCGCCTCGATCACCTGAGCCTGTTCGACCTGTACAACACCTTGGGCCTGGGCATCGAAGGCACCGAAATGCCCTCGTTCGCCGACCAGCTCGACGAGCGTCAGCGCTGGGACGTGGCGGCCTACATCGCCAGCTTCACCGCCGATCCGCAGGCCGCCAAAAGCGACAAGGCCTGGAACCTCGCTGACCTGGCCCGCCAGACCCCGGCCGAGGTTGCCGCAAGCGAAGGCGCCGGAGCCGTGGCCGCGTTCCGCGCCCAGCGCGCGCAGCCGCCGCAGGCCAAGCGTGGCCCGGCGCAGTTGCTCGAATACACCGCCAGCACCCTGGACAAGAGCCTGGCGGCCTATCGCGCCGGCGACCACGACCAGGCCTATGACTTGTCGGTGGCGGCCTACCTGGAAGGCTTCGAGCTGGTGGAAAGCTCGCTCGACAACATCGACACCCAGGCCCGCAAGGACACTGAAAAAACCTTGATGGCCTACCGCCAGTCGTTGCAGGACGGCCTGCCGGTGGCCCAGGCCGAACAGCGCCTGGCCGAGGCCAAGGCCAAGCTGGACGCGGCTGCCAAGCTGCTGGGCAGTGACGGCCTGAGCTGGTCGCTGAGCTACATTTCCGGCCTGCTGATCCTGCTGCGCGAGGGCCTCGAGGCGATCCTGGTGCTGGCGGCGATCCTCGCGTTCCTGCGCAATACCGGGCAGCAGTCGGCGGTGCGCAGCGTCAACATCGGCTGGGGCCTGGCGCTGGTGGCCGGTTTCGCCACCTGGGCGCTGGCGGCCTATGTGATCGATGTGGGCGGCGCCCAGCGCGAACTGCTCGAGGGTTGCACCGCGCTGTTCGCCGCGGTGATGGTGTTGTGGCTGGGGGTGTGGATGCACGACCGCCGCCACGCCGCGGCCTGGCAGGACTACATCAAGAGCAGCCTGGTCAGCGGTGGTGGGCGCTTCGGCTTTGCCGTGCTGGCGTTCTTCTCGGTGTACCGCGAGCTGTTCGAGGTGATCCTGTTCTACGAAACCCTGTGGCTGCAGGCCGGGCCGGCCGGACACCAGGCGGTGCTGGCCGGTGGCGCCACGGCGCTGGTGCTGCTGGTGGGCCTGGCCTGGGTGATCCTGCGCGGCTCGGCCAAGTTGCCGCTGTCGCTGTTCTTCAGCATCAACGCGGCGCTGCTGTGCGCGTTGTCGGTGGTGTTCGCCGGGCATGGCGTCAAGGCGCTGCAGGAGGCCGGCGTGCTGGGCACGCGGCCGGTGGCGTTCTTCGAGTTCGATTGGCTGGGGATCCATGCCGATGCTTATTCGTTGAGCGCGCAGGCGCTGGCGTTGCTGGCGATCCTGTTCCTCTACGGGCGCAGCCGCCTGGCCGAGAAACGCCGCGCGGCGGCCAACTGA
- a CDS encoding COG3014 family protein, translated as MVSRALTLATLFAAVQLTGCSVFRSYDSELQETNQQLAAGNVDAALALLESHNKGEQKDLLYYFEKGELLRSKGDLKGSQDAWRSADSVVFQWEESVKLDTDKYLSQFGSYLVNDKVRRYEGYDYEKVMLTTQMALNLLAQNDFDGARTEIKKTHEREAIIAELRDKEYLKREEDAEKEGIKTEYKDLQGYPVASLDAPEVVNLKNSYQSAFSHYLSGFVYEALGEKGLAAPGYRKAAELRPNTPLLEQALLDLDKNSAKAGESDVLIVVQSGLAPARDSIRIPLPLPIEDNLVITPLSFPIMREDTSTAPLGAINLDDQALALTALNSTSAMSRRALRDDMPGIILRTSVRAISRGVAQKNLNKTNPMAGLVVGIASTVLEGADTRTWRTLPDQTQVARVRLKPGEHRLNLPSSLGGTQVKVKIDRPYQVVNLRVLGNRVFAGGPAVEVAPQAPAQAVASLK; from the coding sequence ATGGTATCCCGCGCTTTGACCCTGGCGACCCTGTTCGCCGCCGTGCAGCTCACCGGCTGCTCGGTCTTCCGCAGCTACGACAGTGAATTGCAGGAGACCAACCAGCAGTTGGCCGCCGGCAATGTCGATGCCGCCCTCGCCTTGCTGGAAAGCCACAACAAGGGCGAGCAGAAAGACCTGCTCTACTACTTCGAAAAAGGCGAACTGCTGCGCTCCAAGGGTGACCTCAAGGGCAGCCAGGATGCCTGGCGCTCGGCCGACAGCGTGGTGTTCCAATGGGAAGAGTCGGTCAAGCTCGACACCGACAAGTACCTCAGCCAGTTCGGCAGCTACCTGGTCAACGACAAGGTCCGTCGCTACGAAGGCTACGACTACGAAAAAGTCATGCTGACCACGCAGATGGCCCTGAACCTGCTGGCGCAGAACGATTTCGACGGTGCCCGCACCGAGATCAAGAAAACCCACGAACGCGAGGCGATCATCGCCGAGCTGCGCGACAAGGAATACCTCAAGCGCGAGGAAGACGCCGAGAAGGAAGGCATCAAGACCGAGTACAAGGATTTGCAGGGCTACCCGGTCGCCAGCCTCGACGCGCCGGAAGTGGTCAACCTGAAGAACAGCTACCAGAGCGCCTTCAGCCACTACCTGTCCGGCTTCGTCTATGAGGCCCTGGGCGAAAAAGGCCTGGCCGCGCCGGGCTACCGCAAGGCCGCCGAACTGCGCCCGAACACGCCGCTGCTGGAGCAGGCCCTGCTCGACCTGGACAAGAACAGCGCCAAGGCCGGTGAAAGCGACGTGCTGATCGTGGTGCAGAGCGGCCTGGCCCCGGCCCGCGACTCGATCCGCATCCCCCTGCCGCTGCCGATCGAGGACAACCTGGTGATCACCCCGCTGTCGTTCCCGATCATGCGCGAGGACACCTCCACCGCCCCCCTGGGCGCGATCAACCTCGACGACCAGGCCTTGGCCCTGACCGCGCTCAACAGCACCAGCGCCATGTCGCGCCGCGCCCTGCGCGACGACATGCCGGGCATCATCCTGCGCACCAGCGTGCGCGCCATCAGCCGCGGCGTGGCGCAGAAGAACCTGAACAAGACCAACCCCATGGCCGGCCTGGTGGTCGGCATCGCCTCCACCGTGCTCGAAGGCGCCGATACCCGCACCTGGCGCACCCTGCCCGACCAGACCCAGGTGGCGCGGGTACGCCTCAAGCCCGGCGAGCATCGCCTGAACCTGCCGTCGAGCCTCGGCGGCACCCAGGTCAAGGTGAAGATCGACCGGCCCTACCAGGTAGTGAACCTGCGTGTGCTCGGCAACCGTGTATTCGCCGGCGGCCCGGCCGTCGAAGTCGCCCCGCAGGCCCCGGCGCAAGCCGTCGCCAGCCTCAAGTAA
- a CDS encoding YcfL family protein: MRKTCLALAAVALLAGCATPPPAPGSAASKVVTMGQLDDIKIGQMRVARENGFLTVNVALNNTSRGNQTLYYRFAWLGDDGFPVADEESWKALPLYGKQAKFLPAIAPTPAARDFRLEVHTR; this comes from the coding sequence ATGCGCAAAACATGCCTCGCCCTGGCCGCCGTCGCCCTGCTGGCCGGCTGTGCCACCCCGCCACCCGCGCCCGGCAGCGCCGCCAGCAAGGTGGTGACCATGGGCCAGCTCGATGACATCAAGATCGGCCAGATGCGCGTCGCCCGCGAGAACGGTTTCCTCACCGTCAACGTGGCGCTGAACAACACCAGCCGCGGCAACCAGACGCTCTACTACCGCTTCGCCTGGCTAGGCGACGACGGTTTCCCGGTGGCCGACGAAGAAAGCTGGAAGGCCCTGCCGCTGTACGGCAAGCAGGCCAAGTTCCTGCCCGCCATCGCCCCAACCCCTGCCGCCCGCGACTTCCGCCTCGAAGTCCACACCCGGTAA
- the lpoB gene encoding penicillin-binding protein activator LpoB, producing MFARLSLAAIAIALVSGCSTPSPVLGGKNISYGDSKAVELVTNEFGSTDLQMIAESMTRSLAQSGVLHGRPVVQVYDVKNKTSEYIDTREITTSIKTQLMKSGVARFASDNTDMQSQVDQLKLQNQSGLYKKKTVAKTGNMIAAKYRLEGSISSIVKRSSDYKDVFYKFSLQLVDVESGLAEWMDEKEIRKTTER from the coding sequence ATGTTTGCACGCCTTTCCCTCGCCGCCATCGCCATTGCCCTGGTCAGCGGCTGCAGCACCCCGTCGCCGGTCCTCGGCGGCAAGAACATCAGCTACGGCGACAGCAAGGCCGTCGAGCTGGTCACCAACGAGTTCGGCTCCACCGACCTGCAGATGATCGCCGAGAGCATGACCCGCTCCCTGGCCCAGTCCGGCGTGCTGCACGGCCGTCCGGTGGTGCAGGTGTACGACGTGAAGAACAAGACCAGCGAGTACATCGATACCCGCGAGATCACCACCTCGATCAAGACCCAGCTGATGAAGTCCGGCGTGGCGCGCTTCGCCAGTGACAACACCGACATGCAGAGCCAAGTCGACCAGCTCAAGCTGCAGAACCAGAGCGGCCTGTACAAGAAGAAGACCGTGGCCAAGACCGGCAACATGATCGCCGCCAAGTACCGCCTGGAAGGCTCGATCAGCTCCATCGTCAAGCGCAGCAGCGACTACAAGGACGTGTTCTACAAGTTCAGCCTGCAACTGGTCGACGTCGAAAGCGGCCTGGCCGAGTGGATGGACGAAAAAGAAATCCGCAAGACCACGGAGCGCTGA
- a CDS encoding penicillin-binding protein activator LpoB: protein MRAWMAIIGLACAFGAQAAPKVAVTDLAYQAQVEEYIHTVNAQSSGQAGMYHASGQSSYSEYESLNSYIEQTELRKFGGDIKGELLKTGMFQLVQGRPYTADSKEDVYDVIRRIKNGAFKGADYVLFGTLSDIDFQQDINSLDHTDSYSAVLGLTVVADFSLINTRTYEITSAFTAMGEGQDTKLVKGQDRRVTLNRPRVVREVSKALGEDVAQQLAEQLGGSLPGQPKAPRGRDNLPPDEPARVLN from the coding sequence ATGCGTGCATGGATGGCAATCATTGGCCTGGCCTGCGCCTTCGGTGCGCAGGCGGCCCCCAAGGTGGCGGTGACCGACCTGGCCTACCAGGCGCAGGTGGAGGAATACATCCACACCGTCAACGCCCAGAGCAGCGGCCAGGCCGGCATGTACCACGCCAGCGGGCAGTCGAGCTACAGCGAGTACGAGAGCCTCAACAGCTACATCGAGCAGACCGAACTGCGCAAGTTCGGCGGTGACATCAAGGGCGAGCTCCTCAAGACCGGCATGTTCCAGCTGGTCCAGGGCCGCCCGTATACCGCCGACTCGAAGGAAGACGTGTACGACGTGATCCGCCGTATCAAGAACGGCGCGTTCAAGGGCGCCGACTACGTGCTGTTCGGCACCCTGTCGGACATCGACTTCCAGCAGGACATCAACTCGCTGGACCACACCGACAGCTACTCGGCGGTGCTGGGCCTGACCGTGGTCGCCGACTTCAGCCTGATCAACACCCGCACCTACGAGATCACCTCGGCGTTCACCGCCATGGGTGAAGGGCAGGACACCAAGCTGGTGAAGGGCCAGGACCGCCGCGTGACGTTGAACCGTCCGCGGGTGGTGCGGGAGGTGTCGAAGGCGCTGGGCGAGGATGTGGCGCAGCAGCTGGCCGAGCAACTGGGTGGCTCGCTGCCTGGGCAACCAAAAGCGCCGCGTGGTCGCGACAACCTGCCGCCGGATGAACCTGCGCGGGTGCTGAACTAG
- a CDS encoding IS110 family transposase gives MSVFVGVDVAKKSFDIAIPLPNGKMRTKAKLSNDPGGFRQFSDWLERHAEPGAWIVMEATGIYHEALAEHCHNQGYRVCILNPAVIAKFADVELRRVKTDKADAKVIAAYGQQKAVSLRQWEPEPPAQRRLRALVRRLDDLKEMRQMEQNRLDVALDAVQQSIQDVIGHINEELEKTRKAIEQTIDDDPDLRKRRELITSIDGLGDTTATLLLAELGDPLKYQSPSAIVAFSGLNPVVQQSGEFIGKSTISRTGASRLRAGLWMSGTVSIRHNPVVKELAERLSSRHKAYKQIVCAAMRKLLHLVYGVVKSGIPFDPKIPLAG, from the coding sequence ATGTCCGTCTTTGTTGGCGTTGATGTCGCCAAAAAATCTTTCGACATTGCCATCCCGCTCCCCAATGGCAAGATGCGCACCAAAGCCAAGCTGTCCAATGATCCTGGAGGGTTCAGGCAGTTTAGCGACTGGCTTGAGCGCCATGCTGAACCAGGCGCCTGGATTGTTATGGAGGCTACAGGCATCTATCACGAAGCGCTGGCCGAGCACTGTCACAACCAAGGTTATCGGGTGTGCATTCTGAACCCGGCGGTGATTGCGAAATTCGCTGACGTGGAGCTTCGGCGCGTCAAAACAGATAAGGCTGACGCCAAAGTCATTGCTGCCTATGGCCAACAAAAGGCTGTCTCGCTTCGCCAGTGGGAGCCTGAGCCCCCTGCGCAGCGCCGCTTGCGTGCTCTGGTGCGGCGACTGGACGACCTCAAGGAAATGCGCCAGATGGAGCAGAATCGTTTGGATGTCGCACTAGATGCGGTACAGCAGTCGATTCAAGACGTAATCGGGCACATCAACGAAGAGCTGGAAAAGACCAGGAAGGCCATCGAGCAGACGATCGATGATGATCCAGACCTGCGCAAGCGACGTGAGCTGATTACCTCGATTGATGGTTTGGGTGACACCACTGCTACGTTGCTGCTCGCCGAACTGGGCGATCCACTGAAATACCAAAGCCCTTCTGCGATTGTCGCGTTTTCAGGCTTAAACCCAGTGGTGCAGCAATCGGGAGAGTTCATAGGTAAGAGCACTATTTCGCGTACAGGCGCCTCAAGGCTGCGTGCAGGCTTGTGGATGTCAGGCACTGTCTCAATCAGACATAACCCTGTTGTGAAGGAACTGGCAGAGCGGTTGAGCAGCCGGCACAAAGCTTACAAACAGATCGTCTGCGCGGCGATGCGCAAGCTGCTGCACCTGGTTTACGGGGTGGTGAAGTCGGGGATACCGTTTGACCCCAAAATCCCTCTTGCGGGGTGA
- a CDS encoding efflux transporter outer membrane subunit, translated as MKQLILAGLCLSLGACMMVGPDYQLPKDAAVQRDDLNGPLRQDADSVVSAPVPEDWWQLYQDQRLNELVRQALSANTELRVAAANIAKARAQVEVAESQGGFNGGVKLAAQRLQESGEAFLLPEKVPVGNIGEAIVSASYQFDLWGTFKRGTEAAKANADAVQAAADTARITLVADVVKAYTQVCSANEEYHIAHESLDLQQQSVQLTQRLRDAGRGDETQVTRSQTQFKSLRAELPRFKAEREAGLYTLAALLAKPVEQLPAGTADCAELPQLAQLIPIGDGAALLKRRPDVRQAERQLAAATATIGVATGALYPDISIGAQIGTIGLAKNLGDPSTNRWGFGPQISWNIPTNGTRARIRMAEASTQAALAHFDGVVLNAIRETQTRLAQYSALLDRRDALADAERSAKESADQTHLRYQVGRESFLADLQATRTYTDVRAQLAAANSQVAMGQIGVFLALGGGWKNSARP; from the coding sequence ATGAAACAGCTGATCCTGGCGGGGCTGTGCCTGTCCCTCGGCGCCTGCATGATGGTTGGCCCCGACTACCAGCTGCCCAAGGACGCCGCGGTGCAGCGTGATGACCTCAATGGCCCGCTGCGCCAGGACGCCGACAGCGTGGTGTCGGCGCCGGTGCCCGAGGACTGGTGGCAGCTGTACCAGGATCAACGGCTCAACGAGCTGGTGCGCCAGGCGCTGAGCGCCAACACCGAACTGCGCGTGGCCGCCGCCAACATCGCCAAGGCCCGTGCCCAGGTGGAAGTGGCCGAGTCGCAAGGCGGCTTCAACGGTGGCGTCAAGCTGGCCGCCCAGCGCCTGCAGGAGTCCGGCGAAGCCTTCCTGCTGCCAGAGAAGGTGCCGGTGGGCAACATCGGTGAGGCCATTGTCAGCGCCAGCTACCAGTTCGACCTGTGGGGCACTTTCAAGCGTGGCACCGAGGCCGCCAAGGCCAACGCCGACGCGGTGCAGGCCGCGGCCGACACCGCACGCATCACCCTGGTGGCCGACGTGGTCAAGGCCTATACCCAGGTATGCTCGGCCAACGAGGAATACCATATCGCCCATGAGTCGCTGGACTTGCAGCAGCAGAGCGTGCAGCTGACCCAACGCCTGCGCGACGCCGGCCGTGGCGACGAGACCCAGGTGACCCGTTCGCAGACCCAGTTCAAGTCGCTGCGTGCCGAGCTGCCGCGCTTCAAGGCAGAGCGCGAGGCCGGCTTGTATACCTTGGCCGCGCTGCTGGCCAAGCCGGTCGAGCAACTGCCGGCGGGCACCGCCGACTGCGCCGAGCTGCCACAATTGGCGCAGCTGATCCCGATCGGTGACGGCGCCGCGCTGCTCAAGCGCCGCCCTGATGTGCGCCAGGCCGAACGCCAGCTGGCCGCCGCCACCGCGACCATCGGCGTAGCCACTGGCGCGTTGTATCCGGATATCAGCATCGGCGCGCAGATCGGCACCATTGGCCTGGCCAAGAATCTTGGCGATCCTTCGACCAATCGCTGGGGCTTCGGCCCGCAGATCAGCTGGAACATCCCCACCAACGGCACCCGCGCGCGCATTCGCATGGCCGAGGCCTCGACCCAGGCGGCGCTGGCGCATTTCGACGGGGTGGTGCTCAACGCCATTCGCGAGACCCAGACCCGCCTGGCGCAGTACAGCGCGCTGCTGGACCGGCGTGATGCGCTGGCCGATGCCGAGCGTTCGGCGAAAGAGTCGGCGGACCAGACCCACCTGCGCTACCAGGTCGGGCGCGAGTCGTTCCTGGCGGACTTGCAGGCGACCCGTACCTACACCGATGTCCGCGCGCAACTGGCGGCGGCCAACAGCCAGGTGGCGATGGGGCAGATCGGGGTGTTCCTGGCCTTGGGGGGCGGCTGGAAGAACAGCGCCAGGCCTTGA
- a CDS encoding efflux RND transporter periplasmic adaptor subunit translates to MKKPLLTLGRVVLTLLVVTFAAVLVWQMVVYYMFAPWTRDGHIRADVIQIAPDVSGLIQQVEVRDNQTIKRGDVLFTIDQDRFTLALRQAKATLAERQETLAQASREAQRNRKLGNLVAAEQLEESQSREARARSAVNEAQVQVDVAQLNLDRSVVRSPVDGYLNDRAPRAHEFVSAGRPVLSVVDSASYHVDGYFEETKLGGIHIGDAVDIRVMGDTTRLRGRVQSLAAGIEDRDRSSGANLLPNVNPAFSWVRLAQRIPVRIAFDEVPEDFRMIAGRTATVSIIEGQRP, encoded by the coding sequence ATGAAAAAACCTTTGCTGACCCTGGGCCGTGTGGTCCTGACCTTGCTGGTAGTGACGTTCGCCGCCGTGCTCGTGTGGCAGATGGTCGTGTACTACATGTTCGCCCCCTGGACCCGTGACGGTCATATCCGCGCCGATGTGATCCAGATCGCCCCCGATGTGTCGGGGTTGATCCAGCAGGTCGAGGTGCGCGACAACCAGACCATCAAGCGCGGCGACGTGCTGTTCACCATCGACCAGGACCGCTTCACCCTGGCCCTGCGCCAGGCCAAGGCGACCCTGGCCGAGCGCCAGGAAACCCTGGCTCAGGCCTCCCGCGAGGCGCAGCGCAACCGCAAGTTAGGCAACCTGGTGGCGGCCGAGCAGCTGGAAGAGAGCCAGTCCCGCGAGGCCCGCGCCCGCTCGGCGGTCAACGAGGCCCAGGTGCAGGTGGATGTGGCCCAGCTCAACCTCGACCGTTCGGTGGTGCGCAGCCCGGTGGACGGCTACCTCAACGACCGCGCCCCGCGTGCCCACGAGTTCGTCAGCGCCGGGCGACCGGTGCTGTCGGTGGTCGACAGTGCCTCGTACCACGTCGATGGCTACTTCGAGGAGACCAAGCTCGGCGGCATCCATATCGGCGATGCCGTGGACATCCGCGTGATGGGCGACACCACCCGCCTGCGCGGCCGCGTGCAGAGCCTGGCCGCCGGCATCGAGGACCGTGACCGCAGCAGCGGCGCCAACCTGCTGCCCAACGTCAACCCGGCGTTCAGCTGGGTGCGCCTGGCCCAGCGCATCCCCGTGCGCATCGCCTTCGATGAAGTGCCGGAAGACTTCCGCATGATCGCCGGGCGTACCGCCACGGTGTCGATCATCGAGGGGCAACGTCCATGA
- a CDS encoding DUF1656 domain-containing protein, translated as MIGELDISGVFLPTLLVMMFGTYLLFLGVHAVLVRLHFYRLVWHRALFNVALYAVLLGAVDHFCRSLMLP; from the coding sequence GTGATCGGTGAACTGGATATCAGCGGGGTGTTCCTGCCCACGCTGCTGGTGATGATGTTTGGCACCTACCTGTTGTTTCTTGGGGTGCACGCGGTGCTGGTGCGCCTGCACTTCTACCGCCTGGTCTGGCACCGGGCGTTGTTCAACGTTGCCCTGTATGCCGTGCTGCTTGGCGCGGTGGACCACTTTTGCCGAAGCCTGATGCTGCCATGA
- a CDS encoding FUSC family protein, with product MNGFFSSVPPARDWFYGVRTFAASMIALYIALLMQLPRPYWAMATVYIVSSPFLGPTTSKALYRALGTLLGAGGAILLVPPLVQSPLLLSIAIALWTGTLLFLSLNLRTANNYVLMLAGYTLPMIALAVVDNPLAVFDVASSRAQEICLGIVCAAVVGAVFWPRRLAPVVLGSASNWFAEAIRYSDTYLAREASAEKVGGMRGAMVATFNTLEPMIGQLSHEGAGPHTLKNARELRGRMIHLLPVIDALDDALVALENRAPAQFALLQPVLGQAREWLKGTADSASVARWTALHEQIDRLQPSAAALDQRDQLLMSNALYRLTEWVDLWQDCCTLQHALRQDDATPWRAVYRHWRLGRLTPFFDRGLMLYSVFSTVTAIVVACGLWIGLGWNDGASAVILAAVSCSFFAAMDDPAPQIYRFFFWTLMSVIFSSLYLFLVLPNLHDFPMLVLAFAVPFICVGTLTVQPRFYLGTLLTIVNTSTFISIQGAYDADFFTFINANLAGPVGLLFAFIWTLVVRPFGVELAAKRMTRFVWRDIVEMTEPATLAEHRQVGVQLLDRLMQHLPRLSQTGQDSGVALRDLRVGLNLLDLLAYLPRAGQQARERLQTVIEDAGGHYAACLRAGERLHAPAALLRNMERARLALNLDELYERGDARTHLLHALSGLRLALLPGVEVMLEPAEQTQLPPGLDGAPL from the coding sequence ATGAATGGTTTCTTCAGTTCGGTGCCACCGGCGCGCGACTGGTTCTACGGCGTGCGCACCTTCGCCGCCTCGATGATCGCCCTGTACATCGCCCTGCTGATGCAACTGCCGCGTCCGTATTGGGCCATGGCCACGGTATACATCGTCTCCAGCCCGTTCCTCGGCCCGACCACCTCCAAGGCCTTGTATCGCGCCCTTGGCACCTTGCTCGGGGCCGGCGGCGCCATTCTCCTGGTCCCGCCGCTGGTGCAGTCGCCGTTGCTGCTGAGCATCGCCATTGCCTTGTGGACCGGCACCTTGCTGTTCCTCTCGCTGAACCTGCGCACCGCCAACAACTACGTGCTGATGCTGGCCGGCTACACCTTGCCGATGATCGCCCTGGCCGTGGTCGACAATCCGCTGGCGGTGTTCGATGTGGCCTCTTCCCGGGCCCAGGAAATCTGCCTGGGGATCGTCTGCGCGGCGGTGGTCGGCGCGGTGTTCTGGCCACGGCGGCTGGCGCCGGTGGTGCTGGGCTCGGCCAGCAACTGGTTCGCCGAGGCGATCCGCTACAGCGATACTTACCTTGCCCGTGAAGCCAGCGCCGAGAAGGTTGGCGGCATGCGCGGGGCGATGGTCGCCACCTTCAACACGCTGGAACCGATGATCGGCCAGCTCAGCCATGAAGGTGCCGGCCCGCATACGCTGAAGAATGCCCGCGAACTGCGTGGGCGGATGATCCACCTACTACCGGTGATCGACGCCCTGGACGACGCCCTGGTGGCCCTGGAAAACCGCGCGCCGGCGCAGTTCGCCCTGTTGCAGCCAGTGCTCGGGCAGGCCCGTGAATGGCTCAAGGGCACTGCCGACAGCGCCTCGGTGGCACGCTGGACCGCCCTGCACGAGCAGATCGACCGCCTCCAGCCCAGCGCCGCCGCGCTCGATCAGCGCGACCAGCTGTTGATGTCCAACGCCCTGTACCGGCTGACCGAATGGGTCGACCTGTGGCAGGACTGCTGCACCTTGCAGCACGCCCTGCGCCAGGACGACGCCACGCCCTGGCGCGCGGTGTATCGCCACTGGCGCCTGGGCCGGCTGACGCCGTTCTTCGACCGTGGCCTGATGCTGTACTCGGTGTTTTCCACTGTCACTGCCATCGTCGTTGCCTGCGGCCTGTGGATTGGCCTGGGCTGGAACGACGGCGCCAGCGCGGTGATTCTCGCCGCGGTGTCGTGCAGCTTCTTCGCCGCCATGGATGACCCCGCGCCACAGATCTACCGGTTCTTCTTCTGGACCTTGATGTCGGTGATCTTCTCCAGCCTGTACCTGTTCCTGGTGCTGCCCAACCTGCACGATTTCCCGATGCTGGTGCTGGCCTTCGCCGTGCCGTTCATCTGTGTCGGCACCCTGACGGTACAGCCGCGCTTCTACCTCGGCACCTTGCTGACCATCGTCAACACCTCGACCTTCATCAGCATTCAGGGTGCCTACGACGCCGACTTCTTCACCTTCATCAATGCCAACCTGGCGGGGCCGGTGGGGTTGCTGTTCGCCTTCATCTGGACCCTGGTGGTGCGCCCGTTCGGTGTCGAGCTGGCGGCCAAGCGCATGACCCGCTTCGTCTGGCGCGACATCGTCGAGATGACCGAGCCTGCGACCCTGGCCGAGCACCGTCAGGTCGGCGTGCAGTTGCTCGATCGCCTGATGCAGCACCTGCCGCGGCTGTCGCAGACCGGCCAGGACAGCGGCGTGGCGTTGCGCGACCTGCGCGTGGGCTTGAACCTGCTCGACCTGCTGGCCTACCTGCCGCGTGCCGGCCAGCAAGCCCGCGAGCGCCTGCAGACCGTGATCGAGGACGCCGGCGGCCACTACGCCGCCTGCCTGCGTGCCGGCGAGCGCCTGCATGCTCCGGCGGCGCTGTTGCGCAACATGGAGCGTGCGCGCCTGGCGCTGAACCTGGACGAGCTGTATGAGCGCGGCGATGCCCGCACCCACTTGCTGCATGCCTTGAGCGGCCTGCGTCTGGCGTTGTTGCCGGGCGTGGAAGTGATGCTCGAGCCTGCCGAACAAACGCAACTGCCCCCCGGCCTCGACGGAGCGCCCCTGTGA